A DNA window from Hordeum vulgare subsp. vulgare chromosome 1H, MorexV3_pseudomolecules_assembly, whole genome shotgun sequence contains the following coding sequences:
- the LOC123442113 gene encoding peptide-N4-(N-acetyl-beta-glucosaminyl)asparagine amidase A-like, with product MPPLALLLLPLLHLLSPALAEAPDRYAVRYAPPGANGNAAAQEYLDPTYPLPGPPPGAPACTVPVLSYSFANTYGAPPAKAAYAPPPECPAPWSQVVLSFSAACAGDQYDRVAAVWLDGSELLRTTTAEPTPEGVSWTVRKEVTRYSALLRSPPAGVLSVMLENLVNDQYTGVYNVTVSLEFHGIPAYLSQVNPPSSDAGVAHPSPATPTLPDSYFQPADLVLPISEATGDGGYWFRIQNSSDSRSKLVTIPSSTYRAVLEVFVSPHSNDEFWYSNPPDLYIQENNLTTPRGNAAYREVVVSVDHHFAGSFVPFPVIYTGGINPLYWQPVSALGAFDLPTYDIELTPFLGLLVDGKAHEFGISVVDGIAEWLVDANLHLWLDPSASAVQASLGRYRTPRLSISRRYSTQLLNGSFSIRAKRKSFFSGWVKSSLGNLTTEVETELETRSLVEFTNDGRNKTVQMKAEQETEVLVRSEARKVIGKLKTESEYPLSFYMDTEDGEDGTSLITGSLSHTLSLETKVKSDRFENEAELVDEQTAEGWMVVKDHDVINGSAATSQMYRYSDDRWRYRRMIDAVDGLVLGDNVSESYRVQGAAKACLPGRRCDGTASAAERWVDIAAM from the coding sequence ATGCCGCCGctggctctcctcctcctcccgctcctccacctcctcagcCCGGCCCTCGCCGAGGCCCCCGACCGCTACGCCGTCCGCTACGCGCCGCCAGGCGCCAACGGCAATGCGGCGGCCCAGGAGTACCTCGACCCGACCTACCCGCTCCCGGGCCCGCCCCCCGGCGCGCCTGCCTGCACCGTGCCGGTGCTCTCCTACTCCTTCGCCAACACCTACGGCGCGCCCCCCGCCAAGGCCGCCTACGCGCCCCCGCCCGAGTGCCCCGCGCCCTGGTCCCAGGTCGTGCTCTCCTTCTCCGCCGCCTGCGCCGGCGACCAGTACGACCGCGTCGCCGCCGTCTGGCTCGACGGCTCCGAGCTCCTCCGCACCACCACCGCCGAGCCCACCCCCGAGGGCGTCAGCTGGACTGTGCGCAAGGAGGTCACCCGCTACTCCGCCCTCCTCCGCTCCCCGCCCGCCGGCGTCCTATCGGTCATGCTCGAGAACCTCGTCAACGACCAGTACACCGGCGTCTACAACGTCACTGTCTCCCTCGAGTTTCATGGAATTCCGGCTTACCTCTCCCAGGTAAATCCCCCCTCCTCCGATGCTGGTGTCGCACACCCCAGCCCCGCGACACCGACGCTGCCGGACTCGTACTTCCAGCCGGCGGACCTGGTCCTGCCCATCTCGGAGGCCACCGGCGACGGCGGCTACTGGTTCCGCATCCAGAACTCGTCCGACTCGCGCTCCAAGCTCGTGACCATTCCGTCGAGCACCTACCGTGCGGTCCTCGAGGTGTTCGTGTCCCCTCACTCCAACGACGAGTTCTGGTACTCCAACCCGCCGGACCTCTACATCCAGGAGAACAATCTCACGACGCCGAGGGGTAACGCGGCGTACCGAGAGGTCGTCGTCAGCGTGGACCACCACTTCGCCGGCTCCTTCGTGCCGTTCCCCGTCATCTACACGGGCGGCATCAACCCGCTCTACTGGCAGCCCGTGTCCGCGCTCGGCGCGTTCGACCTGCCCACCTACGACATCGAGCTCACCCCGTTCCTCGGCCTCCTCGTCGACGGCAAGGCGCACGAGTTCGGGATCAGCGTGGTGGACGGCATCGCCGAGTGGCTCGTGGACGCCAACCTTCACCTCTGGCTGGACCCCAGCGCGTCGGCCGTGCAGGCGTCGCTCGGCCGGTACCGGACGCCGCGGCTGTCCATCTCCCGCCGGTACTCGACGCAGCTCCTGAACGGCAGCTTCAGCATCCGTGCCAAGAGGAAGTCCTTCTTCAGCGGCTGGGTCAAGTCGTCGCTCGGCAACTTGACGACCGAGGTGGAGACGGAGCTGGAGACACGCAGCCTGGTCGAGTTCACCAACGACGGCAGGAACAAGACCGTCCAGATGAAGGCGGAGCAGGAGACGGAGGTGCTGGTCCGGTCGGAGGCGAGGAAGGTGATCGGCAAGCTCAAGACCGAGTCCGAGTACCCTCTGTCGTTCTACATGGACACGGAGGACGGCGAGGACGGCACGTCCCTCATCACGGGGAGCCTGTCCCACACCCTCAGCCTGGAGACGAAGGTGAAGTCCGACAGGTTCGAGAACGAGGCGGAGCTCGTGGACGAGCAGACCGCGGAGGGCTGGATGGTCGTCAAGGACCACGACGTGATCAACGGGTCGGCGGCGACGAGCCAGATGTACCGTTACAGCGACGACCGGTGGCGCTACCGCCGGATGATCGACGCGGTGGACGGGCTGGTGCTGGGCGACAACGTGAGCGAGAGCTACCGCGTCCAGGGCGCGGCGAAGGCTTGCCTCCCCGGAAGGAGATGCGACGGGACGGCGTCGGCGGCCGAGCGCTGGGTCGACATTGCTGCGATGTGA